A region from the Lysobacter sp. BMK333-48F3 genome encodes:
- a CDS encoding non-heme iron oxygenase ferredoxin subunit, with protein sequence MGDWVFVCATSQLLPGESTVAWDGDTPIFVCNYDGDYYALEDRCSHEDFELSSGTFDGEQASIECVLHGARFDVRDGRPLCAPAYEPVAKFPVKVEDGGVWTRDDRD encoded by the coding sequence ATGGGCGACTGGGTATTCGTCTGCGCCACCTCGCAACTGCTGCCCGGCGAATCCACCGTCGCCTGGGACGGGGACACTCCGATCTTCGTCTGCAACTACGACGGCGACTACTACGCGCTGGAAGACCGCTGCTCGCACGAGGACTTCGAGCTGTCTTCGGGCACCTTCGACGGCGAGCAAGCCAGCATCGAATGCGTGCTGCACGGCGCCCGCTTCGACGTCCGCGACGGCCGCCCCCTGTGTGCGCCGGCCTACGAACCGGTAGCCAAGTTCCCGGTCAAGGTCGAAGACGGCGGGGTCTGGACTCGCGACGACCGCGACTGA
- a CDS encoding TonB-dependent receptor, with product MTSKFVVSPLAAALALAFTLPAVAAPAPEPQAKDLDGVAVHGHRVEKASSGKYTANLRDTPQTITVIDRNTIDGQNLLSLTDILSTLPGITFGAGEGGGGFGDKINLRGFDASNDITVDGVRDSGLYSRTDPFNLEAVEVVNGANSVYSGAGSVGGTVNLVTKSASLNEFHKASIAAGTDSYGRVTTDSNFVLGEGSALRLNAMAHQNDVPGRDVEQNERWGVAASLAFGLGSDTTWTLNYIHQEDQNTPQYGLPFFNGDVLPGIDRGNYYGYSNIDKQDIDLDSLTSIVEHNFSDAFKIRNLTRWQQVDQFSLVDAVQGTWCLANNRTPLGAACGSTRPGNYSPSGPRGYGRDTRNTSLYNQTDLTVQFNTGAIEHDLVAGFSVLHEEFDLDVTSDFRNPNGTNPFLAGLPQMDIARPDHIYRGPLNRTLTGRTEGELDNRAIYVFDTLKFNEQWQLSLGARYERNEGKTTNAVVVQAPTAANQPLPALPIGTVTGYGVPFKSNDDLFSYRAGLVYKPVENGSIYVAYGNSKTPSKASVNGSCTAQTCSVDPETAVNYEIGTKWDFLDGRLALTGSVFRNDRKNYKVADLDNPANLTGLQQLDGRARVDGVMLGLSGLLTDQWAVYANYAFLDSEVLQGVSDRQANLGLDYTRGDRLTQVPEHAFSLWTTYDISPRWQVGYGATYQGKIWLTQHSATNVNGPLTTYGSYWTHRAMVNYKINRQASLQLNVNNLTDEEYFTRIRNNGWATPGDGRQVVLSANFSF from the coding sequence ATGACTTCGAAGTTCGTCGTGTCGCCGCTCGCGGCTGCGCTCGCCCTCGCTTTCACCCTGCCGGCCGTGGCCGCCCCCGCGCCCGAACCGCAGGCCAAGGACCTCGACGGCGTCGCCGTCCACGGCCATCGCGTGGAGAAGGCCAGCAGCGGCAAGTACACGGCGAACCTGCGCGACACCCCGCAGACGATCACGGTGATCGACCGCAACACCATCGACGGCCAGAACCTGCTGTCGCTGACCGACATCCTCAGCACCCTGCCGGGCATCACCTTCGGCGCCGGCGAAGGCGGCGGCGGCTTCGGCGACAAGATCAACCTGCGCGGCTTCGACGCCAGCAACGACATCACCGTCGACGGCGTGCGCGACAGCGGTCTCTACAGCCGCACCGATCCGTTCAACCTGGAAGCGGTCGAAGTCGTCAACGGCGCCAACTCGGTCTACTCCGGCGCCGGCTCGGTCGGCGGCACGGTCAACCTGGTGACCAAGAGCGCCAGCCTCAACGAGTTCCACAAAGCCTCGATCGCCGCCGGCACCGACAGCTACGGGCGCGTCACCACCGACAGCAACTTCGTCCTCGGCGAAGGCAGCGCGCTGCGCCTGAACGCGATGGCGCACCAGAACGACGTGCCGGGCCGCGACGTCGAGCAGAACGAGCGCTGGGGCGTGGCCGCCTCGCTGGCCTTCGGCCTCGGCAGCGACACCACCTGGACCCTGAACTACATCCATCAGGAAGACCAGAACACCCCGCAATACGGCCTGCCGTTCTTCAACGGCGACGTGCTGCCCGGCATCGATCGCGGCAACTACTACGGCTACAGCAACATCGACAAGCAGGACATCGATCTCGACTCGCTGACCTCGATCGTCGAGCACAACTTCAGCGACGCGTTCAAGATCCGCAACCTGACCCGCTGGCAGCAGGTCGACCAGTTCTCCCTGGTCGACGCCGTGCAGGGCACCTGGTGCCTGGCCAACAACCGCACTCCGCTCGGTGCCGCCTGCGGCAGCACCCGTCCCGGCAACTACAGCCCGAGCGGCCCGCGCGGCTACGGCCGCGACACCCGCAACACCTCGCTGTACAACCAGACCGACCTGACCGTGCAGTTCAACACCGGCGCGATCGAGCACGACCTGGTGGCCGGCTTCTCGGTGCTGCACGAAGAATTCGACCTCGACGTCACCAGCGACTTCCGCAACCCCAACGGCACCAACCCGTTCCTCGCCGGCCTGCCGCAGATGGACATCGCCCGTCCGGACCACATCTACCGCGGCCCGCTCAACCGCACCCTGACCGGCCGCACCGAAGGCGAGCTCGACAACCGCGCGATCTACGTGTTCGACACGCTGAAGTTCAACGAACAGTGGCAGCTGAGCCTGGGCGCGCGCTACGAGCGCAACGAAGGCAAGACCACCAACGCGGTGGTGGTGCAGGCCCCGACCGCGGCCAACCAGCCGCTGCCGGCGCTGCCGATCGGCACCGTCACCGGCTACGGCGTGCCGTTCAAGAGCAACGACGACCTGTTCTCCTACCGCGCCGGCCTGGTCTACAAGCCGGTCGAGAACGGCAGCATCTACGTCGCCTACGGCAACTCCAAGACCCCGTCCAAGGCCTCGGTCAACGGCTCGTGCACCGCGCAGACCTGCTCGGTCGATCCGGAAACCGCGGTCAATTACGAAATCGGCACCAAGTGGGACTTCCTCGACGGCCGCCTGGCGCTGACCGGCTCGGTGTTCCGCAACGACCGCAAGAACTATAAGGTCGCCGACCTGGACAACCCGGCCAACCTGACCGGCCTGCAGCAGCTCGACGGCCGCGCCCGCGTCGACGGCGTGATGCTCGGCCTGTCCGGCCTGCTGACCGACCAGTGGGCGGTGTACGCCAACTACGCCTTCCTCGACAGCGAAGTGCTGCAGGGCGTGTCCGACCGCCAGGCCAACCTGGGCCTGGACTACACCCGCGGCGACCGCCTGACCCAGGTGCCGGAGCACGCCTTCAGCCTGTGGACCACCTACGACATCAGCCCGCGCTGGCAGGTCGGCTACGGCGCGACCTACCAGGGCAAGATCTGGCTGACTCAGCACAGCGCGACCAACGTCAACGGCCCGCTGACCACCTACGGCAGCTACTGGACCCACCGTGCGATGGTCAACTACAAGATCAACCGCCAGGCCTCGCTGCAGCTCAACGTCAACAACCTGACCGACGAGGAATACTTCACCCGTATCCGCAACAACGGTTGGGCGACCCCGGGCGACGGCCGCCAGGTGGTGCTGAGCGCGAACTTCTCGTTCTGA
- a CDS encoding Fe2+-dependent dioxygenase, with the protein MLLHVPKVLTAEQVAHCRARLDQAGWADGRITAGHQSAKAKDNAQLPETDPAARELGALILDALSKNPTFFSAALPQRVYPPLFNRYAGGQSFGFHVDNAIRYDRSRGGMDAVRTDLSATLFLSAPEEYDGGELVIEDTYGSHSIKLAAGDLVLYPGTSLHKVTPVTRGARVASFFWIQSLLPEDAQRRLMFELDVSIRRLSADVPEHPALVQLTGVYHNLLRRWSQT; encoded by the coding sequence ATGCTGCTGCACGTTCCCAAGGTGCTCACCGCCGAACAGGTCGCCCATTGCCGGGCGCGCCTGGACCAGGCCGGCTGGGCCGACGGCCGCATCACCGCCGGCCATCAGTCGGCCAAGGCCAAGGACAACGCGCAGCTGCCCGAAACCGATCCGGCCGCGCGCGAACTCGGCGCGCTGATCCTCGACGCGCTGTCGAAGAACCCGACCTTCTTCTCCGCCGCGCTGCCGCAGCGGGTGTATCCGCCGCTGTTCAACCGCTATGCCGGCGGCCAGTCGTTCGGCTTCCACGTCGACAACGCGATCCGCTACGACCGCAGCCGCGGCGGCATGGACGCGGTGCGCACCGACCTGTCGGCGACCTTGTTCCTGAGCGCGCCGGAGGAATACGACGGCGGCGAACTGGTGATCGAAGACACCTACGGCAGCCACAGCATCAAGCTGGCGGCCGGCGACCTGGTGCTCTACCCCGGCACCAGCCTGCATAAGGTCACCCCGGTCACCCGCGGCGCGCGGGTGGCTTCGTTCTTCTGGATCCAGAGCCTGTTGCCGGAAGACGCGCAGCGGCGGCTGATGTTCGAACTCGACGTCTCGATCCGGCGCCTGAGCGCCGACGTGCCCGAGCATCCGGCCCTGGTCCAGCTGACCGGCGTCTACCACAACCTGCTGCGACGCTGGAGCCAGACGTGA
- a CDS encoding PepSY-associated TM helix domain-containing protein, with translation MKATSGTIDPNRRAYWLKTLHRWHWISAAVSLIALLLFAATGITLNHAAQIESEPVVVNLKETLPASLLRSLKAERAEDAPLPGAVNDWLADALDVRTEGRKGEWSDADVYVSLPRPGGDAWLSIDRESGAIEYERTDRGWIAWLNDLHKGRNTGTAWRWFIDLFAVACLLFALTGLWLLQLHARQRGKTWPLVALGLAVPLLIVVLFMH, from the coding sequence ATCAAGGCCACTTCGGGCACGATCGATCCCAACCGTCGCGCCTATTGGCTCAAGACCCTGCACCGCTGGCACTGGATCAGCGCCGCGGTCAGCCTGATCGCGTTGCTGCTGTTCGCCGCCACCGGCATCACTCTCAACCACGCCGCGCAGATCGAATCCGAACCGGTGGTGGTCAATCTCAAGGAAACCCTGCCGGCCAGCCTGCTGCGCAGCCTGAAAGCCGAGCGCGCCGAAGACGCGCCGTTGCCGGGCGCGGTCAACGACTGGCTCGCCGATGCGTTGGACGTGCGCACCGAAGGACGCAAGGGCGAGTGGTCCGATGCCGACGTCTACGTGTCGCTGCCGCGTCCGGGCGGCGACGCCTGGCTCAGCATCGACCGCGAGAGCGGCGCGATCGAATACGAACGCACCGACCGCGGCTGGATCGCCTGGCTCAACGATCTGCACAAAGGCCGCAACACCGGCACCGCCTGGCGCTGGTTCATCGACCTGTTCGCGGTGGCCTGCCTGCTGTTCGCCCTGACCGGGCTGTGGCTGCTGCAGTTGCACGCGCGCCAGCGCGGCAAGACCTGGCCGCTGGTCGCGCTGGGCCTGGCCGTGCCGCTGCTGATCGTCGTCCTGTTCATGCACTGA
- a CDS encoding DUF2271 domain-containing protein, whose product MKLSSFKVLIPALALPMPAFAADLELNIEIPRINAAEYHRPYVAAWIEKADNTVASNLAVWYDVDMKNGEGTKWLKDMRQWWRRSGRSLSMPVDGVSGATRPVGQHALSFKGNGKQLAALAPGNYILVVEAAREVGGREMVSIPFQWPGKAQNLSAQGKTELGKVKVAVKP is encoded by the coding sequence ATGAAGCTGTCGTCGTTCAAAGTCCTGATTCCGGCGCTGGCGCTGCCGATGCCGGCGTTCGCGGCCGATCTGGAACTCAACATCGAGATCCCGCGCATCAACGCCGCCGAGTACCACCGCCCCTACGTCGCGGCCTGGATCGAAAAGGCCGACAACACCGTCGCCAGCAACCTGGCGGTCTGGTACGACGTCGACATGAAGAACGGCGAAGGCACCAAGTGGCTGAAGGACATGCGCCAGTGGTGGCGGCGCAGCGGCCGCAGCCTGAGCATGCCGGTCGACGGCGTCAGCGGCGCGACCCGCCCGGTCGGCCAGCACGCGCTCTCGTTCAAGGGCAACGGCAAGCAGCTCGCCGCCCTCGCGCCGGGCAACTACATCCTGGTGGTCGAAGCCGCGCGCGAAGTCGGCGGCCGCGAGATGGTCAGCATTCCCTTCCAGTGGCCCGGCAAGGCGCAGAACCTGTCCGCGCAGGGCAAGACCGAACTGGGCAAGGTGAAGGTGGCGGTGAAGCCTTGA
- a CDS encoding DUF4198 domain-containing protein, translated as MKLKLLAAAAVATFAFAGAAQAHKAWLQPSQTVFSTKGAWLTVDAAVSNDLFYFNHVPLPLERLQITAPDGSAVQPQNPATGKLRSVFDVELSQEGTYKIAMNNEGMFASYKLGGEAKRWRGKASEFKAGIPAGATEVSASESLGRVETFATVGQPSTGAFKTTGKGIELVPVTHPNDLFAGESASFQLLVDGKPAAGLKVEIVPGATRYRDQQNEIHLTTGADGKFEVKWPAAGMYWLETASEDAKTTLVEAKQRRLSYVAVFEVLPQ; from the coding sequence ATGAAACTCAAACTCCTCGCCGCAGCCGCCGTCGCTACGTTCGCTTTCGCCGGCGCCGCGCAGGCGCACAAGGCCTGGCTGCAGCCGTCGCAGACCGTGTTCTCGACCAAGGGCGCCTGGCTCACCGTCGACGCGGCGGTGTCCAACGACCTGTTCTATTTCAACCACGTGCCGCTGCCGCTGGAGCGGCTGCAGATCACCGCTCCGGACGGCAGCGCCGTGCAGCCGCAGAACCCCGCGACCGGCAAGCTGCGCAGCGTGTTCGACGTCGAGCTGAGCCAGGAAGGCACCTATAAGATCGCGATGAACAACGAAGGCATGTTCGCCAGCTACAAGCTCGGCGGCGAAGCCAAGCGCTGGCGCGGCAAGGCCAGCGAGTTCAAGGCCGGCATCCCGGCCGGCGCGACCGAAGTCAGCGCCTCGGAAAGCCTGGGCCGGGTCGAGACCTTCGCCACCGTCGGCCAGCCGAGCACCGGCGCGTTCAAGACCACCGGCAAGGGCATCGAGCTGGTGCCGGTGACCCATCCCAACGACCTGTTCGCCGGCGAAAGCGCGAGCTTCCAGTTGCTGGTCGACGGCAAGCCGGCCGCGGGCCTGAAGGTCGAGATCGTGCCGGGCGCGACCCGCTACCGCGATCAGCAGAACGAGATCCACCTCACCACCGGCGCCGACGGCAAGTTCGAAGTGAAGTGGCCGGCGGCCGGCATGTACTGGCTGGAAACCGCCAGCGAAGACGCCAAGACCACGCTCGTCGAAGCCAAGCAGCGCCGGCTGAGCTACGTCGCCGTGTTCGAAGTGCTGCCGCAGTAA
- a CDS encoding FAD:protein FMN transferase yields MTSSTPRWSWSGAVAGIAHAPAGAPATAKLRFAAAPAAALHTLSGATMGTTWSVKLVAAASALPALERGVQARLDQVVAQMSTWESGSDISRYNRAEAGSRHVLPAEFGEVLRAALALAADSDGAYDPTVGPLVDLWGFGPAGARAQAPAADALAAARARVDWRRLGYDAAARELSQPGGAYLDLSSIAKGYGVDRVADWLLAQGVEHCLVEVGGELRGHGRRPDGGAWRVAIEQPGGSAGDAAAVIALDGDAIATSGDYRRYFDADGRRYAHTLDPRSGAPIDSELASVTVLHAQCMHADGLATALGVLGARAGLAYANRRGLAALFVVREGERFVARSTPAFLARQRAA; encoded by the coding sequence ATGACCTCGTCGACGCCGCGCTGGAGCTGGTCGGGTGCCGTCGCCGGCATCGCGCACGCTCCTGCCGGCGCGCCGGCGACGGCGAAGCTGCGTTTCGCCGCGGCCCCGGCCGCGGCGTTGCATACCCTGAGCGGCGCGACCATGGGCACGACCTGGTCGGTCAAGCTGGTCGCCGCGGCATCGGCGCTGCCGGCGCTGGAACGCGGCGTCCAGGCCCGGCTCGACCAGGTGGTCGCGCAGATGAGCACCTGGGAAAGCGGCTCGGACATCAGCCGCTACAACCGCGCCGAGGCCGGCAGCCGCCACGTATTGCCGGCCGAGTTCGGCGAGGTGCTGCGGGCCGCCTTGGCCCTGGCCGCGGACAGCGACGGCGCGTACGACCCCACGGTCGGCCCGCTGGTCGACCTGTGGGGCTTCGGTCCCGCCGGCGCGCGCGCGCAGGCGCCCGCCGCCGATGCGCTGGCCGCCGCGCGCGCACGGGTCGACTGGCGCCGGCTCGGCTACGACGCCGCCGCGCGCGAGCTGAGCCAACCCGGCGGCGCTTATCTGGATTTGTCCTCGATCGCCAAGGGCTACGGCGTCGACCGCGTCGCCGACTGGCTGCTGGCGCAGGGCGTCGAGCATTGCCTGGTCGAAGTCGGCGGCGAACTGCGCGGTCACGGCCGCCGCCCCGACGGCGGCGCCTGGCGGGTGGCGATCGAACAGCCCGGCGGCAGCGCCGGCGACGCCGCCGCGGTGATCGCGCTCGACGGCGATGCGATCGCCACCTCGGGCGACTACCGGCGCTACTTCGACGCCGACGGCCGCCGCTACGCGCACACCCTGGACCCGCGCAGCGGTGCGCCGATCGATAGCGAGTTGGCTTCGGTCACCGTGCTGCATGCGCAGTGCATGCACGCCGACGGCCTGGCCACCGCGCTCGGCGTGCTCGGCGCGCGCGCGGGCCTGGCTTACGCCAATCGCCGCGGCCTGGCCGCGTTGTTCGTAGTGCGCGAAGGCGAACGCTTCGTCGCCCGCAGCACGCCCGCCTTCCTCGCCCGGCAGCGCGCCGCATGA
- a CDS encoding sulfite reductase subunit alpha, whose amino-acid sequence MSVVAPRRRLELGTIGNALVLLALIALAYGLAQWQAEPWQWISPGRGRWWLAAALLAAYAGFVATVAVSRARRARRDALPAASPDAPGDWLIAFASQTGFAEQLARRSHAALSEAGLRADLAVLGSLDAERLARYRRALFVVSTTGEGDAPDSAAAYVRRVMGAAAALPQLGYGVLALGDREYREYCAFGHRLDHWLRHAGAQPLFDLVEVDNGEAGALRHWQHHLGLLAGRTDLPDWSAPTYTAWRLQQRRQSNPGSAGAPAFHIALTPADGSAADWRAGDIAEIGPRNADAEVAHWLAQAGLDGAQAVRRGEASQPLAEALAGSRLPDPAGCVGQGAQAVADALQPLPHREYSIASLPADGSLQLLVRQMRRDDGRLGLGSGWLTEHALPGGEIDLRIRSNPSFHAPDDARPMLLIGNGTGLAGLRALLKTRIAAGHRRNWLLFGERNAACDLHYRDELEAWLAAGAIERADYAFSRDGEARVYVQDRLREQLPRLREWVAAGAAIYVCGSLEGMAPAVEAALHEAIGVEALEDLAAQGRYRRDVY is encoded by the coding sequence ATGAGCGTCGTCGCACCGCGCCGCCGTCTCGAGTTGGGGACGATCGGCAACGCCCTGGTCCTGCTCGCGCTGATCGCATTGGCCTACGGGCTGGCGCAGTGGCAGGCCGAACCCTGGCAGTGGATTTCGCCCGGGCGCGGCCGCTGGTGGCTGGCCGCCGCCCTGCTCGCCGCCTATGCCGGCTTCGTCGCGACGGTCGCGGTGTCGCGGGCGCGACGCGCGCGGCGCGACGCCTTGCCGGCGGCCTCGCCCGATGCGCCCGGCGACTGGCTGATCGCCTTCGCCAGCCAGACCGGTTTCGCCGAACAACTGGCGCGGCGCAGCCATGCGGCGCTGAGCGAGGCCGGACTGCGCGCCGATCTGGCCGTGCTCGGCAGCCTCGACGCCGAGCGTCTGGCGCGTTACCGGCGCGCCCTGTTCGTGGTCAGCACCACCGGCGAAGGCGACGCGCCCGACAGCGCCGCCGCGTACGTGCGCCGGGTCATGGGCGCGGCCGCGGCGCTGCCGCAGCTGGGCTACGGCGTGCTCGCCCTCGGCGACCGCGAGTACCGCGAGTACTGCGCCTTCGGCCATCGCCTCGATCACTGGCTGCGCCATGCCGGCGCCCAGCCGCTGTTCGACCTGGTCGAGGTCGACAACGGCGAGGCCGGCGCCCTGCGCCATTGGCAGCACCATCTGGGCCTGCTCGCCGGCCGCACCGACCTGCCCGACTGGAGCGCGCCGACCTACACCGCCTGGCGCCTGCAGCAACGCCGCCAATCCAATCCCGGCAGCGCCGGCGCGCCGGCCTTCCATATCGCCCTGACCCCGGCCGACGGCAGCGCCGCCGACTGGCGCGCCGGCGATATCGCCGAAATCGGCCCGCGCAACGCCGATGCCGAGGTCGCCCACTGGCTGGCCCAGGCCGGGCTGGACGGCGCCCAGGCGGTGCGGCGCGGCGAGGCTTCGCAGCCGCTGGCCGAGGCCCTGGCCGGCTCGCGCCTGCCCGATCCGGCCGGCTGCGTCGGCCAGGGCGCACAGGCGGTCGCCGACGCCCTGCAGCCGCTGCCGCATCGCGAGTACTCGATCGCCTCGCTGCCGGCGGACGGTTCGCTGCAATTGCTGGTGCGGCAGATGCGCCGCGACGACGGCCGGCTCGGCCTCGGCAGCGGTTGGCTGACCGAGCATGCCTTGCCCGGCGGCGAGATCGACCTGCGCATCCGCAGCAATCCCTCCTTCCACGCGCCCGACGATGCGCGGCCGATGCTGCTGATCGGCAACGGCACCGGCCTGGCCGGGCTGCGCGCCCTGCTCAAGACCCGCATCGCAGCCGGCCATCGCCGCAACTGGCTGCTGTTCGGCGAACGCAACGCCGCCTGCGACCTGCACTACCGCGACGAGCTCGAGGCCTGGCTGGCGGCCGGCGCGATCGAGCGCGCCGACTACGCGTTCTCGCGCGATGGCGAAGCCCGGGTCTATGTCCAGGACCGTTTGCGCGAGCAATTGCCGCGGCTGCGCGAATGGGTCGCCGCCGGCGCGGCGATCTACGTCTGCGGCAGCCTGGAAGGCATGGCGCCGGCGGTCGAAGCGGCGCTGCACGAAGCGATCGGCGTCGAGGCGCTGGAAGACCTGGCGGCGCAGGGCCGCTATCGGCGCGACGTGTACTGA
- a CDS encoding HutD family protein, with the protein MSDSLSWSIPANEYRRERWRNQFGWTREIVRMRRDAAGLDRPCEDEGEDWDWRLSIAEIERDAPFSAFPGIDRELVLLSGNGLRLRFDDGESHELLPPHDKLRFAGERTVQGELLDGPTHDFNLMWRRDRVRAELWHRPLVGPMVLFAEPGQTWAVHLLAGQARFADDSSLPPLQMGDTAFLAAGSERLRGVLDGGGEVLLVRVAALD; encoded by the coding sequence ATGTCCGACAGCCTGTCCTGGTCCATCCCCGCCAACGAGTACCGGCGCGAACGCTGGCGCAACCAGTTCGGCTGGACCCGCGAGATCGTGCGCATGCGCCGCGATGCCGCCGGGCTGGACCGCCCTTGCGAGGACGAAGGCGAAGACTGGGACTGGCGCCTGTCGATCGCGGAGATCGAGCGCGATGCGCCGTTCTCCGCGTTTCCCGGCATCGACCGCGAACTGGTCCTGCTCAGCGGCAACGGCCTGCGCCTGCGCTTCGACGACGGCGAGAGCCACGAACTGCTGCCGCCGCACGATAAGCTGCGTTTCGCCGGCGAACGCACGGTGCAGGGCGAACTGCTCGACGGCCCGACCCACGACTTCAACCTGATGTGGCGCCGCGACCGGGTCCGCGCCGAGCTCTGGCACCGGCCGCTGGTCGGGCCGATGGTGTTGTTCGCCGAGCCGGGCCAGACCTGGGCCGTGCACCTGCTCGCCGGCCAAGCGCGCTTCGCCGACGACTCGTCGCTGCCGCCGCTGCAAATGGGCGACACCGCCTTCCTCGCCGCCGGCAGCGAACGCCTGCGCGGCGTGCTCGACGGCGGCGGCGAAGTGCTGCTGGTGCGGGTGGCCGCGCTCGACTGA
- a CDS encoding helix-hairpin-helix domain-containing protein — translation MKSFALIAQSLVLSLLLAGSAIASEKVNINSADAATLDRVLLNVGASKAEAIVAYRKANGAFRSAEQLALVKGIGLKTVEKNRDRIVVGGATQGRPINTAGAIAAPRAASKR, via the coding sequence ATGAAGTCGTTTGCCCTCATTGCCCAGTCGCTGGTCCTGTCGCTGCTGCTTGCCGGCAGTGCCATCGCCTCGGAGAAGGTCAACATCAACAGCGCCGACGCGGCCACGCTGGATCGCGTGTTGCTCAACGTCGGCGCGTCCAAGGCCGAAGCCATCGTCGCCTACCGCAAGGCCAATGGGGCCTTCCGCAGCGCCGAGCAGTTGGCCTTGGTGAAGGGGATCGGTCTGAAGACGGTCGAAAAGAACCGGGACCGGATCGTGGTCGGCGGCGCCACCCAGGGCCGCCCGATCAACACTGCGGGCGCGATCGCCGCCCCGCGTGCCGCCAGCAAGCGTTGA
- a CDS encoding M20 family metallopeptidase, with the protein MDASQVDRYVGQKWDDEIVPQLVEYIRIPNKSPMFDADWVQHGYMDDAVRLMETWAKAQPIPGMQVEVVRLEGRTPLIFIDIPAAHGGSDSDCVLLYGHLDKQPEMTGWDDGLGPWTPVLKGDKLFGRGGADDGYAIFGSLAAILALQDQKVPHARCVILIEACEESGSYDLPAYVDHLADRIGKPSLVVCLDSGCGNYDQLWCTTSLRGLAGGNFTVKVLSEGVHSGDASGVVPSSFRLLRLLLSRLEDETNGKILVEGLYVDVPEERVAQARQAAKVLGTAVYDKFPFLPGMKPMAEDLTELVLNRTWRPALSVTGVDGMPPLASAGNVLRPHTSVKLSLRLPPTLDGKRAGELLKEVLLRDPPNGAQVSLELEKSSSGWNAPAMSSWLSQAIDASSREFFGQPAMYMGEGGSIPFMGMLGEKFPGAQFMITGVLGPHSNAHGPNEFLHIPMGKRVTACVARVVAEHHLAGQRGETTGVAAVADSGDRHGDHGCC; encoded by the coding sequence ATGGACGCCAGCCAGGTCGACCGCTACGTCGGCCAGAAGTGGGACGACGAGATCGTCCCGCAACTGGTCGAATACATCCGCATTCCCAACAAGTCGCCGATGTTCGACGCCGATTGGGTCCAGCACGGGTATATGGACGATGCCGTCCGGCTGATGGAGACCTGGGCCAAGGCGCAGCCGATCCCGGGCATGCAGGTCGAGGTGGTCCGCCTGGAAGGCCGTACCCCGCTGATCTTCATCGACATCCCGGCCGCCCACGGCGGCAGCGACTCCGATTGCGTGCTGCTGTACGGGCACCTGGACAAGCAGCCGGAAATGACCGGCTGGGACGACGGCCTGGGCCCGTGGACCCCGGTGCTGAAGGGCGACAAGCTGTTCGGCCGCGGCGGCGCCGACGACGGCTACGCGATCTTCGGCTCGCTGGCGGCGATCCTGGCCCTACAGGACCAGAAAGTCCCGCATGCGCGCTGCGTGATCCTGATCGAGGCCTGCGAGGAGTCCGGCAGCTACGACCTGCCGGCCTACGTCGACCACCTGGCCGACCGGATCGGCAAGCCCTCGCTGGTGGTCTGCCTGGATTCGGGCTGCGGCAACTACGACCAGCTGTGGTGCACCACCTCGCTGCGCGGCCTGGCCGGCGGCAACTTCACGGTCAAGGTGCTCAGCGAAGGCGTGCACTCCGGCGACGCCTCCGGCGTGGTGCCGTCGAGCTTCCGCCTGCTGCGCCTGCTGCTGTCGCGGCTGGAAGACGAGACCAACGGCAAGATCCTGGTCGAAGGCCTGTACGTGGACGTGCCGGAAGAACGCGTCGCACAGGCGCGCCAGGCGGCCAAGGTGCTGGGCACGGCGGTCTACGACAAGTTCCCGTTCCTGCCCGGCATGAAGCCGATGGCCGAGGATCTGACCGAGCTGGTGCTCAACCGCACCTGGCGCCCGGCGCTGTCGGTGACCGGCGTCGACGGCATGCCGCCGCTGGCCTCGGCCGGCAACGTGCTGCGCCCGCACACCTCGGTCAAGCTGTCGCTGCGCCTGCCGCCGACCCTGGACGGCAAGCGCGCCGGCGAACTGCTCAAGGAAGTGCTGCTGCGCGATCCGCCGAACGGCGCCCAGGTCTCGCTGGAACTGGAAAAGTCGTCCAGCGGCTGGAACGCGCCGGCGATGTCGTCGTGGCTGTCGCAGGCCATCGACGCCTCCAGCCGCGAGTTCTTCGGCCAGCCGGCGATGTACATGGGCGAAGGCGGCTCGATCCCGTTCATGGGCATGCTCGGCGAGAAGTTCCCGGGCGCGCAGTTCATGATCACCGGCGTGCTCGGCCCGCACTCCAACGCGCACGGCCCGAACGAGTTCCTGCACATCCCGATGGGCAAGCGGGTCACCGCCTGCGTCGCGCGCGTGGTCGCCGAGCACCACCTGGCCGGCCAGCGCGGCGAAACCACCGGCGTGGCCGCGGTCGCCGACAGCGGCGATCGGCATGGCGATCACGGTTGTTGCTGA